aaataaataggTAAGAAAACTTGGTAGAAAAACTAAGTGAAATTGCAAACAGGCAAAACACAATCTTTTTAGCGTAATGAAAGACAGCCTTTGTTCCCTCATCAGTGGGGATACGGACGTAAATAGAGGTTTCTCAGCACTTCCTCACTGAACTGGTAGGTTAGCttcttctttacttttttaatctCTCCAGATTTACCGTAGTTCCTCAGAGCTCGAGCCATTTTTTGGTAGGTCATTTTTTTGCGGTTTCCCTTCTGAGTTCCCCAGTGGCTGGCCAGAacttctttgtgttttgtggaGAACTGAAAGATGCCCTTGTCCTGGTCCAACCACCAGATACTGTCACTCATGTCACCGTTTCTTAGCAAATCCAGGAGGAACTGGTACAAGCggatttttttcttgttgcctGGATTGGAAAATATGAGACTCATTTATTTAGTATAGCCGTTAGCAGTTTTCCCTGTTTATGAATTGATGAATTTCATTACATTAGGATTTGATGTTGGTATAATTTGCATTGGAAAACTCACTATTGTCTTTCCTGAAGGAGGAGTGGTTGTGGTCTTCGAGTTCATCCTCCCCTTCTGATACCTCGAGCGGGGGGCTGATTCCTCTTTGTTCCTCTTCTGAGTAGTAATGTCCAGGCGAGGCAGAGGGCTGGTACTGGTAGCACAGGGATGGGTTGTAATGTGGGATCTTTAGGAGACATTTAAAGCACGTCATGGTTCAAGTTTACACAGAGGAGTGATAGAGctgcaatttattttgtttttcagttattCACTGTCTGACATTTTGGCTTAAACACTGTCATTGTACTAAAAGAGGAAGTAACGGCCAAAATAGAATTCAATGCTCCACAGAAGCATGTGATGTAGATGACATTTCAGTGAAAATATCCCCAACGGTCCACATCATATGCGGTACTGTATTTGTATGGCAGCAATACATTTAGTCCGAAGAATCCATTCTGTTTATTCAGTTCTGGAGCATATGTACTGTAATCCACATTATGTGTATCAACAGCAACAATGTTGGTAATCAATTGTCATTCAAGCAAGAATCCCCCCTAAATCCTTAGTTCCAGCTTCTTAATTGTGAATATTTGCTGGTGTTCTTTGTCTTCTATGATAGTGAACTGAATGTCTTTTGGTTTTAGACTGTTGGTTGGATAAATCCAGCAGTCTTTTGATTGACTCAACTTTAACTCTGGAAAGGGCATTTTGCACAGCTTTTCAGTTTATGGCAAAAATTAATGATCATTTGTGGTAACCCttgttaacattttaatttgcaaTCATTTTCACTTTAAAAGGGAACAAACTGTGTTAAAGAAGTACCTAAACTTAACATTTAACAAAACCCTAGTTTTTCTTTGGGCTTTAGCTCCGGTTCTAGGGTTTTATATAGACTTGACTGCTGTGGATAAATGTCTCTTCACTCTGGGGAAATACAGTGATAATATGATTTATGTAAATCACATAATAAAGTAAGACTTGACATaatgttttgtgtaaaaaaaggtACCGCTGCATGCTAGTAAAAGGATTACATTCTGGTATTAGATTTAGGGCGCTTTTTTCCTGCTGAACATTTCCTTATCAAtatgctttgtatcagtattTCAAGTCTCATATGTAAAGATTATGTCTTCACGCTAGAGCCATCACTAATCCATACACATACTTACTTGTGATGAC
This genomic stretch from Etheostoma spectabile isolate EspeVRDwgs_2016 chromosome 8, UIUC_Espe_1.0, whole genome shotgun sequence harbors:
- the spi1a gene encoding transcription factor PU.1a, with product MMERYVITSASEEIIPNEPQNYRPPAELYPYLNVGEIYEDHRWTFHTERVQPTDFENSPVSHLIELQSVSPQQLVQPYRFSSESLPLHLDPPLGPLSVSSQIPHYNPSLCYQYQPSASPGHYYSEEEQRGISPPLEVSEGEDELEDHNHSSFRKDNSNKKKIRLYQFLLDLLRNGDMSDSIWWLDQDKGIFQFSTKHKEVLASHWGTQKGNRKKMTYQKMARALRNYGKSGEIKKVKKKLTYQFSEEVLRNLYLRPYPH